TCCACGGTGGCGGGTCGGGCCTTGGCGGCGGGTGCCGGCTGCGCGTGCGACTCGGGTACCGTCGGGGCGAACATCACCGGCGGGGTGAAGCGCGACAGCAACTGGTACAGCGGCGGGCGCATCCGCGGGTTCAGGAAGCCCAGGTCCACCGGGATCACCCGGCGCCCCGTGGGCCCGTGCGCCAGCCGCAGCGCGTACGGGTCGTCAGGGTCGGGCTGCACCACGATCTCGCTGCTGGGGAGCTGTGCCTCGGTCGCGCCGCTCTCGCCGGTGGGATAGCTGATTTCCCAGCGCATCAGCGGCGGGTGCAGGTTGGCGTTGAACTGCGCGTCGCCGCAGATCTCGGCGAGCATGTCGTCCGTCAGCGCCGCGTTCCACGTCCGCACGTCTTCCTGCACGTCGTCGGGGAGCATGTACAGGAAGCGCGAGAAATACTTGCCGTACCCCGCCGTGTAGCTGGCGCCGTGCAGCACGAACTGCGGCGCGCCGCCCTCCTCTTCCGCGGGCACCAGCAGGCCGAACGCGCCCATGGAACGCGGCACGTCGCTGACCGTTTCCACTCCCGCCAGCGCCTGCCGGACCTCGTCGGCGGTCAGGTCGATGACATCGGCGTTTGGATCGGCCGCCCAGCGCTCGCGGATGGCCTCGCCCAGTTGCGTACGCGCGGCCGAGAGGCTGCGGACGACGTCCAGCCCGAACGGGTTGCCCACGTCGTATCTGCCCAGCGCCTCTCTGGGCGCGCCACCGCGCTGCTTCGCTTCCTTCTCGACGTGTGCCTTGAAGTGCTCGCGGTAGAACTCCTCGTAGAACCGCAGCAGGGGCACGCCCGGCGAGTCGCCGTAGTAGGTCTGGTAGAAGTGCCGCATGGTGGCCTGCTCGGAGCGGGGCCACCCCAGGCTGGACGTCAGCCGCGCCCACTCTTCCCAGGCGCCGAACGCGCGTCGTACGCCGGGCGTCAGGGCGATCTCGGCGCCCGCGGCGGCGGTGGCGTCCTCGTAGAACGGCATGTCGCGGCGCAGCCGGCCGCTGATCTCCATCTCCACCAGCGCGGTTTCGATCAGCGCGTGGATCTCGTCGATCAGCGCGCCGCGCCCGTCCACCGGCGCGTTGCCGTACGCTTCCACCTGCTCGCGCAGCACGCCCAGCAGCTGCGACGTGCGGCGGGCGTGCTCGTCGTCGATGCGGTCCAGCAGCTCGCGGAAGGGCAGGTCCCAGTCGGCGTCCTGCTCGCGGATGCCCGTGTGGAAGCGCAGGAACCCGATCTCGATCAGCTTGTCCAGGTACGCCTCGGCCTCTTCCGGCGTAGCGTCGATCTCCGGATCCGCCGATAGCGCACCGATCAGGTCGCCCAGCGTGGGGCGCCCGGCCTGGGCGCAGCGCTCGGCGATCAGGTCCAGCACCTCGTTCTCCGCCATCCGCTGGAAGACCTCGCGGCCGTCGATGGCCGTCAGGAACACCAGCCGGCCATCCTCCTTGCGAAGGGTGGGATTGGGCTCGATCGCCAGCCGGTGCCGCACGGTGGGGCGGGTCTTCAGGTGATCGAAGAGCAGGCCGTACAGGAACTTGTTGATGCGGACGAAGCTGCGCTTGACGCGCGGGTCGCCGGTGAAGCGCATCCGCCCCTCGTCCTGGTCCGCGCCGGCCTCGACGAAGGTGCCCGGGATCACGGCGCAGAAGGTGGCGAAGGGCGTGGCCTTGGCGGCCATCCGCGTGTAGTAGCGCAGCAGCCCGCGCTCCGTCTTCTCGTCGCGCCCGCTGAGCGTGCCGCGCTCGGCCGCCGCGTCGTAGCGCCCCAGGTTGCCGTAGAGGGCGCGGCTGGAGACCATCAGCCCCTTCCGGAAGTCGCCGTCGCGCACCAGCTCGCGGAAGCGCCGGCGCAGGGCCGTGACTTCTTCGTCGTGCGCGGCGCCGATGGTGGCGTTCAGCTCGCGGGCACGCTCCAGGTCGGCGACGAAGGCGCGCACCTGCTCGCCCGTCGCCTCGTCCAGCGCGGCCAGCGTGTCGTTCACCTTCTGAGCGGCGGGGGCGCGGCCGTTGTACAGCTCGCGCTTGAGGGCCACCAGGCGGTTGCGCACCGGCTTTTCCGTGGTGGCGCCGATGGCCTCGAACAGCATCTGCGACACTTCCTCGCGCCGCTCGCTGATGCGCGCCTCCACCTCGGCCAGCTCGTCCAGCAGCGACAGGGTGCGCTCGGCGCGCAGCGTGTCGACCGTGTCGACGGGTGCGCCCGACACGCGGCACACGAAGCGCGGGAACAGGGCCTCGGCGGTGGCGGCGGGCTCGTCCATCCAGGGTTCCATCATCCCGCGGACCGGTTTGCCGGGAGTGCCGGCGTGGAAAGAGGCGTGAATCGGCAGGCCATACCGGCGTGAGCGCCCGCCGCGGAAGCCGGGGTTGCACAGCGAACCTAATTACGCCTGTCGGAGCCCCGCAAGTACGCGAGCCGCCAACTTTACGACAGGTGTTTCGGACTCCGCTGGGCGCCGCGTTAGACTGCCCTCTCGCCATACTCTGTCATCCTGAGCCCCATGCGCACCGGACCGGCCCGGACACCGCGCCACGCGGGGCGAAGGATCCAGCCGCGGACACCTACAAGCCCGGGCGCGGCAGCGGTCACCAGGAACGTGGCCGCGAGGTCGACGCGTCTCGACTGGGGGCGGCGCACGCTTGGCTGCCCGTTGAACTGCGGCCATCACGGAACGATTGGCACAGACCACTCCAGGTGCGCGTCGGCGCGTATCCACGTGGTCAGACGCGGTTGGGAGCCGGTCGCGGGCGGCGCGTCGACGCGGAAGGAACGATTGGAGTAGAGCCTTACCTGCAGTGTGTCCGATCCCACCTTGGGGATCAGGGCCCACGGAACCACGATGGTCGACGAGAGAGGCCCCGGGCTGGAGATGGTGAGGCCAGATCCTCCGCGCGTGAACGACACCTCCCACCGCTCGTACTCCGGAACCCCGAGCGTTCCCGACGAGCCGGGGAAGATAGGAATCACAAGGTCCTGCCCGCCGCGGAGCGTCACCGAGGGGCTGCCCCGCCGCGCCACGCTGTACAGGGTGAACTCCGAATGCGGCACGGCGCCAATCGCCGGCACGGGAAGGCGCACCCGGAGCCCGCCCGCGACGGCGGCGCTGTCGAGCGGCACCGTGGCCGAGAATGCGAATTGCCGCTGGCCCCCTGCCTGCGTACCGGTCACGTTCTGCACGCGGAGCGTGTCGCTGCGGAATGCGATGCGGTCGCCGTCGATCGGGATGTACAACGCATGAACGTGAGTCGAGTCGGCGCCGCGTCCGCGGGTACTCACCTGTACCTCGGTTGCGATGGACTTGGCCGGTCCGGTAGGGACGATGCATCCCGCCGCGAGGGCGAGCAGGGCGAGGGCGGCGTAACGGCGAGTGCGAGACATGCGATGGATTGGATTCGTAGAGAGGCGGGGGCGAGTTCGCGAGAGAACGCCTGACGGGGCGAATCGGGACAGGTTCCGGGAGCCGGCTTGACCTGCGCCCGTTCATGCAACATATTCAGTTACATGAGACGCGACAGCCGATTGTCCGGAGTGCTCCACGTGCTGCTCCACATGGCCGAGCAGGGTGGCCCCGTTACCTCCGAGGTCCTGGCGACGGCCATGGACACCAATCCCGTAGTCATCCGCCGGATCATGGCGGGCCTGCGGGAGCAGGGATACGTGAGGTCGGAAAAGGGCCACGGCGGTGGATGGACACTCGCCTGCGACCTGTCTGAGGTCACGCTGCGCGACGTCTATACCGCGCTCGGTTGCCCCTCGCTGCTCGCCATCGGCAATCGGACGGAAGCGCCCGGCTGTCTTGTTGAGCAGGCGGTGAATGCCACACTGAGCCAGGCGTTCCACGATGCGGAGGCGCTGCTGCTTTCGCGCCTGGGCGAGGTCACGCTGGCCATGCTGAGCGCCGACTTCCACGACCGCCTCGCCGCGCGTGGCGGTTCTCACGACCTGGAGGATGCACATGCCTCATGACGCCATCATCATCGGCGGCAGCTTCGCCGGGCTCTCCGCGGCCATGTACCTGGCGCGGGGGCGGCGATCGGTCTGCATCATCGATACGGGATTGCCCCGCAACCGCTTCGCTGCGCATTCCCACGGGTTCTTCGGCCAGGACGGCGCCGCGCCGGGCGCGATGCTCGCCACCGCGCGATCGCAGGTCGCGGCCTATCCCACCGTCACGTTCATCGGCGGGGCGGCGGTCAGCGCGGCGGGGGAGTCGGATGGATTCGCCGTCACGCTGGAGACGGGAAACGTGCTCGAAAGCCGGCGGCTGGTGCTGGCATTCGGCATCTCGGACGAGCTGCCTGCCATCCCGGGGCTTGCTGAGCGCTGGGGCAATTCCGTGATCCACTGCCCGTACTGCCATGGCTACGAGTTCAGCGGCCAGCAGTTGGGCGTGCTGAACGTCTCGCCGATGTCCATCCAGCAGGCGCAGCTGATCTCGGAGTGGGGCCCGACGACGTTCTACCTGAACGGCGGTCCGGAGCCGGATGCCGAAGCCCTCTCGAAGCTGCGGGAGCGGGGGATTTCCATCGAACCAGCCGCGGTGACGGCGCTGCATGGCGACGGCACGCAGCTGTCTTCCATTGAACTGGCGGATGGACGCACGGCGGTGATCGCTGCTCTCTACATCGGTCCGCGCACCCGGCTGAACAGCGAAATCGCGCAGCAACTGGGGTGCGAACTGCACGACGGGCCGTTCGGCGCCATCGTCCGGACGGATGACATGAAGATGACCACCGTACCGGGTGTCTACGCCGCGGGTGACATCACGCGCGCCGCCCACAACGTGACATGGGCGACCTCCGATGGTGTCACGGCCGGCGTGGCGGTGCACAAATCGCTGGTTTTCTGAGCAGGCGTGAGCGACGTGCCACGCATCTGCCCGCTGCCCGGTCGACGGTCATGGCACCGGCGCTCTGTGCGTCTCCTACTCCGCGCAGGCGATGTCCGCGACCGGCTGCATGTGTGGCTCGGTGAGGAACGGTCTCCATCGGAAGGTTTGAGCTTCCGGATGATCCGGCCCCACCTCCCTGACGCGCTTGCGATCGTTGATGTACACAAGCGAATGTGGGCGTGATTCGCCGCCCCTGCAGTTGAGGAGCATGTCGAGGATGATTTCATCGTAGACACCCTCGCCATCCGACTGGGGAGGGTCGAAGATCATCTTCACGCGCACCCGGGTGTATGGCTCGGAGCCGTCTGCCGGGGGCCTGATGGAGCTCGTGTCCACCGCGAACTCCGATACCTCCATGATATTCGCGTGGATTGGGTACCACTGGGGGCCATAGTCTGCGTCGCGGGATCCGCAGGCGGCAACCAGGGCAACGGCGATCGTGGAAAGGGCAAAACGCATCGTGGTCAGCACCTGAACTGGAGGCGGGGCGTTGGACGGGGCGGCGGGGGCGGTCGCCGCCCCTAGACTAGCCCGAGCGTCGTTCGTAAGGGAAGCGGCCGAGGACGTAACGGCTACTCCCAATTCTACCCCGCCCCCCGTGATCAAGGGCGACGGCGTTCGGCAGATCGGCGGGTGCCCACTACGAGAACGCGTTGTGGGGCCGCACCCACGCGGTCGCGGCCTCGGCAGCGTCGCGCAGGTCGTCGGCGAACTCCAGGACGGCCTCGGCCACGAGCGGGTCCATCGGCGGCGCCTCGTCCGGCACCGCGCGGGCGAGCTTGAGGCTGGAGTACGCGATGGACTCGAATGCCCCGAACTTGTCCATCAGCATCTCCAGCGAGCGGGCGGGCGAGGTCTGCTCCCCGTTGGCAATCTTGGCGCGCATCCAATCCTCCCCTCTTCCGTTTGCGCCCTGTACGTGGGGCGCCTACAATCCACGAGCGGCGCTGCGGTCGAGCGCCACTTTCCTGAGGAGTATTCTACTGTGAATACTACCTACTGTCAACAGATCTGATTATTTTCAAGGTGCCACTTGGCCGAGCCGGAGAAGATCGCGACCGTAGTGCGTGAGGTGATTGAGGAAAGTGGGCTACCGCGTACCCTCGTCGCCCAAGATGCTCACCTGAGCCGTGCGACGTTGATCACGTGGCTGGCCGGTACGCGCACGCCGCAGCCAGAAAGCGTCGCGCAACTCGCTGATGGGTTGGAGCGACGTGCGAATCAATTACTGAAACAGGTAGCTCGGCTCCGCGAAGTCAATCGAGCGTCGTAGCGGGCACGCCAATGTCCATTCCTCACTCTTTCAAATCCGAGTTGCCATGACTTCGATACCATTGGATCAGTTTGTGGCCTTCGTGCGTACACTCGAAGGTGAGGTAATCAAAACGCGGGCAGGACGAGGCGGTTTAGTGTCCGCGTGCTCGACCACGGCCTTGAATTCACGCCCGAGTCAAGTCGCACGCCGAGGGGTCACACGTTCACGTACACTCAACGTGTTCTTGATCAATTCGCTGAGACACATTCGTGGAGCACGGCTGATTATCAGTTCACGGTGAACGCGTCCTACTAACTGACATTGATCGACCTGTTTCTTCGCACGCAAAGAGGACCTGAGGCGACATACTGGCGAATGCAGCTTCACCCGGAAGATTCGAGTGGTGCAATCCGACGTACGGTCGAGAGCTTATCAGCAGGCTACATTGGTTTGGATTTCGCTGGAGCTGTCGGCGATCTACTCACCACGCCGCAAGACGCTATTCCTCCCCATCAGCGACATTACCGGGCGTTTGCGCACGAAATGAAGATCAACGATCGAGTGTTGCTCTTCGCCCATCACTTTCCATTTGCTTTGGTGCGGGTTTGTGGGGAGTACAATTACATCCGGTCTGCAGTCCCCGAGCTTGGGGTCTGGTTCCGGCACTTCAGATCGGTTGATGATGTACGCTACTACGGCGATTTTGTGACGAACGCCAAGGCGTGGGAGCCAATCACCATGACAGCGACGATCACCCCGCTCCGAAGCTCGAGCGCAGAGTCTTCTGAACTGATAGAGCGCTGGTTGCGTGCCTGACTAGGGATACCGCCCCGACGGAGTTTACCGGCGCGATCTCGGATCGTCGTGGATTCCGGGCGACTTACAGAAACTTTGGATCAGGTCCACCGGAGTTCGCCACACCGTGGCACCACTCAGCCGAACGTGTATTCTATGCAGCACTTTGTCGCGATCCCGCAGCCGAACGGTGAGTATGAACTTCACCCGATGAAGAGGTGGCTTCGGCAGAACCCGGAGGAACTTCCCAGGTCCGTCGATCCAACTGGTAACACGCGTCAACTGCGGAATGCACTTCGCAAAGATGGTTGGACGATGCGCGAGACCGAGCACGATGTGCGTCTATTCAGGCCGGCTGACCGCAACTTGGCCATGACAGATCAAAGACATCTTGAAGCCGAAACTCCGCACTCTGCCAAAGGATCTGTTCGGGAACGAGAGTGGGTCGGCAAGCTGGTTCCGGGGCTGCAAAGGAGTCTTCAAGCGGCTGATCCAACGCTTGAGCTACGGGATGGCTATCGGTTGGCGTACAGTCGCGAAGTTTTACGATATCGTGAGGCAGAGCCGCTAGAACAATTCGGCATGCTGTATGAAACTGATCTCTTAATTGTAGAGCGCGCTGGCAATGACTGGACGCCCAGAGTGGTGATTGAAGCAAAAATGCGCAGCGTTACAACTCACGATGCAATCACGTACAGCCAAAAGGCAGCAACCCACAAGCACGTCCACCCATACCTTCGGTACGGGATTTTCCTTGGCTACCGGGGCAAACAGCCGTTGCCTGGACGACTCTTCCGCCACGGGGCTCACTTCGACTTCATGATCTCGTGGCAGGGGCTCGAGCCGACCATGGAGGAATTCGAACAGTTCACTGCGTTGCTCATCGACGAAGTGAGGGCGTCCCGTCTTCTGCAAGAGATCATGTTTGGCACGCGCCGCCGCGAGCGGGCACGCTATTCGGTGCTGCACAAGCCTGTTATCGCCAAGTAGCGACAGCGTCAGACAACGAGCGCGTGCCGCCGACAACCAAGACCGTGGTGCTCACGCCCCAGCCTCCTCCAGCTCTGACCAGCGCGCGTACAACGCATCCACCGCCTCACCCGCCTCTTTGAATGCCGCCGTCACCCGCGCCACCTCGTCGGCGGGGCCAGCGTAGAGCGCGGGATCGGCCAGGCGCGCGGCGAGCTCTTCCTTGCGCGCCTCAGCCGCGGTGATGGCGGCCTCCATTCCATCCAGCTCCTTCTTTTCCTTGTAGCTCAGCCTGCGCCCGCCCCCGTCTTTCTTGGCAGGCGCGGAGGCCGTCGCGGCCTTGCGCGCGGTCGTCTGGGCAGTGGCGGCTTCGGCTTCCTTCTGCTCCTTCAGGCGGCGATAGAGGTCGTAGTTGCCCTCGTGCCGGTGAAGCACGCCGTTGCCCTCGAAGACGATCAGCCCCGTCGCGACCTTGTCCAGAAAGAAGCGGTCGTGCGTCACCATCAGCACGCACCCGCCGTAATCAGCCAGAACGGACTCCAGAACCTGCAGCGTCACCAGGTCCAGATCGTTCGTGGGCTCGTCCAGGATGAGCAGGTTGGCATCCAGCAGGAACAGGCGGGCCAGCAGCAGCCGGTTGCGCTCCCCGCCGGAGAGTGAGCGCACCACCTGGCGCTGCTTCTCGGGCGGAAACAGGAACGTTTCCAGGTAGCTGCGCAGGTGCGTGCGCTGGCCGCCCACCATCACCCAGTCGCTGTCGGCGGCGGCCTCGTAGATCGTGTGCTCTGGATTGAGTTCTTCGCGGCGCTGGTCGAAGTAGGCGAAACGCGTGTTCTTGCCCACCTCCACCTCGCCGGCATCGGGCGGCTCCTGCCCCAGGATGATGCGAAGCAGCGTGGTCTTCCCCGCCCCGTTCGGCCCGATGATGCCGATGCGCTCGCCCGCCTGCAGCATGCCGCTGAAGCCGCGGATCAGCGTCCGCTCGCCGAACGACTTGGCGATCCCGTGCAGGTTCAGCACGGTGCGCCCCAGGCGCGGCGCCTCGTTCAGGTTGATCTCCACGGCGTCGCGGTTGGGCACCCGCTTTTCCTTCTGCTCCTTCTCCAGCCCGCCCAACCGACCGATGCGCGCCTTCTGCTTTCCCGTGCGCGCCGACGGCGAGCGGCGCACCCACGCCAGCTCCTGCGCGATCAGCTTCTTGCGCTTTTCCTCCTCCACCGAGGCGCGCTCCATCCGCTCGGCCTTTGCCTCCAGGTACTCCGTGTAGCCGCCGGGATAGCCCGTAAGCTCGCCGGTGGACACCTCCAGCATCCGCGTGACCACGCGATCGAGGAAGTAGCGATCGTGGGTGATCAGCAGCACCGCGCCGGGATACTCCTGCAGGTGCTCCTCCAGCCAGGCCGTGGTGTCGGCATCCAGGTGGTTGGTGGGCTCGTCCAGCAGCAGCAGTTCCGGCTGCTGAAGAAGCACACGGGCCAGGGCCACCCGCTTCCGCTCGCCGCCGGACAGCCCCTCCACCGGCCGCTCCCAGTGCGCCACGTCGAGCTTGGTGAGGATGGCCTCCATCCGGTGCTCGTAATCCCACCCGCCGAGCGCGTCGATGCGCCCCGCCGCGCGCTCCTGCAGCGCCAGCAGCCGGTCGACATCGCCCTCCCCCGCCGTGAGCGCCTGCGCCACCGCGTGGTACTCGCCAATGGCGTCCAGCAGTTCCGGCTTGCCGCCCGCGACCGCGGAGAGGATGGTGGCGCCCTCGTCGAACTCCGGCTCCTGCGAGAGGTAGCCGGCGCGAATCCCCCGCTGGAAGGCGAGCGTGCCGCCCTCGTGGCCCTCGAGCCCGGCGACGATGCGGAACAGGGTGCTCTTCCCCGACCCGTTGACGCCGATGAAGCCCACCTTTTCGCCCTCGTCCACCGCGAACGAAACGCCGTCGAAAACGACGCGGGTGCCGTAGCTCTTCTTGAGACTCTGGACGTTGAGGACGTTCATTTCCGATTTACGTGCGTTGACTGAAAGATGCGCGCGGCAACCTACGAGTACACCGCGGAAAACAGAAGGCCTCACGCGGAGGCGCGGAGAACGCGGAGGAAACGGAGAAAACCTCCGCAGTTCTCCGCGACCTCCGCGCCTCCGCGTGATTCCCGTTGTTCAACGGAACTGCGGGTGAGCACGGGCGTACGGGAACATCCGACGGGCACGAGGGATGCGCATCCCGGTGCCAACCCGTCCCCCGACACGCGTGGTCCCGATGCTTCTGTGGATGTTCTTCATCTTCGTCGCGTTCATCTCCAAGCTGCTGCTTGCGATCACGATGTGCTACCTGATCTTTCCCTCGGAGCGCACCTGCGACGAATGCGACGCGGAGACGCTTTCCGTGCGGATGGGGATGGGTGGCCGCATGCTGCAGAAGCTGCTGATGGGCAAGCTTCAGCGCCGCTGGTGCCCGCGCTGCGGATGGGAAGGCCTGACGCGCACCTCCGACGCCGACGTGGTACCGTCCAACTCTGTGATAGCACACCACCTGTCATCCTGAAGCGCCTCGCGTGAGCGGGTGGGCCGGCCGCTGCGAACACGAAAAGCCCCGACGCGGGCCGCTTTCGCGTCCCGCCTGGGACTTCATCAGCACGCACTCCACACCTGCCGAAGTGCACCTGTCATCCCGAGGAAGCGGCCCCACCGAACCTGCCCGTACGCCGAAGATGGCAGCGACGAGGGATCCGCCACACAGCCACGGTGGCGCGTCGAACCGCGGGCAGCACCGAGGCCACTTCCCTGTTGGGCGTGTCGCGCCGGAAGGGACCATGGCGTCGGCGCAGGGCGAGGGTCGGTGCACCTCGCATCGTGTGTGGCGGATCCCTCGGTCGCTGCGGTCGCTGGAGCAGAGGCAAGTGTGGCTTGGCCGCTCCGTCGGGATGACATCAGGCGTGCGACGCGCACCACACTGGCTCCCTTCCCCCGCGCAG
The nucleotide sequence above comes from Longimicrobium sp.. Encoded proteins:
- a CDS encoding NAD(P)/FAD-dependent oxidoreductase; this encodes MPHDAIIIGGSFAGLSAAMYLARGRRSVCIIDTGLPRNRFAAHSHGFFGQDGAAPGAMLATARSQVAAYPTVTFIGGAAVSAAGESDGFAVTLETGNVLESRRLVLAFGISDELPAIPGLAERWGNSVIHCPYCHGYEFSGQQLGVLNVSPMSIQQAQLISEWGPTTFYLNGGPEPDAEALSKLRERGISIEPAAVTALHGDGTQLSSIELADGRTAVIAALYIGPRTRLNSEIAQQLGCELHDGPFGAIVRTDDMKMTTVPGVYAAGDITRAAHNVTWATSDGVTAGVAVHKSLVF
- a CDS encoding lantibiotic dehydratase, whose translation is MMEPWMDEPAATAEALFPRFVCRVSGAPVDTVDTLRAERTLSLLDELAEVEARISERREEVSQMLFEAIGATTEKPVRNRLVALKRELYNGRAPAAQKVNDTLAALDEATGEQVRAFVADLERARELNATIGAAHDEEVTALRRRFRELVRDGDFRKGLMVSSRALYGNLGRYDAAAERGTLSGRDEKTERGLLRYYTRMAAKATPFATFCAVIPGTFVEAGADQDEGRMRFTGDPRVKRSFVRINKFLYGLLFDHLKTRPTVRHRLAIEPNPTLRKEDGRLVFLTAIDGREVFQRMAENEVLDLIAERCAQAGRPTLGDLIGALSADPEIDATPEEAEAYLDKLIEIGFLRFHTGIREQDADWDLPFRELLDRIDDEHARRTSQLLGVLREQVEAYGNAPVDGRGALIDEIHALIETALVEMEISGRLRRDMPFYEDATAAAGAEIALTPGVRRAFGAWEEWARLTSSLGWPRSEQATMRHFYQTYYGDSPGVPLLRFYEEFYREHFKAHVEKEAKQRGGAPREALGRYDVGNPFGLDVVRSLSAARTQLGEAIRERWAADPNADVIDLTADEVRQALAGVETVSDVPRSMGAFGLLVPAEEEGGAPQFVLHGASYTAGYGKYFSRFLYMLPDDVQEDVRTWNAALTDDMLAEICGDAQFNANLHPPLMRWEISYPTGESGATEAQLPSSEIVVQPDPDDPYALRLAHGPTGRRVIPVDLGFLNPRMRPPLYQLLSRFTPPVMFAPTVPESHAQPAPAAKARPATVEGLQVAPAAFAQDGGGADTVDQDADTVDQGADTVDQGADTVAADPFGADTVDGGADTVDGGADTVAADTVAADTVDGGADTVAAGADTVDGGADTVDGGADTVDAGADTVAAVAAPTDAARGNAQPQPTISYRPRLTFGGSLVLTRRRWSVPGTLLPQRRSDETAAEFFVRINRWRRESGIPETGYFRINPLPEPRPTPAGQPAPAQAEPPPEVVDEIPGYQGAAEAEADAQEAEHDAEPAAGEAGAPAAAGADGTAAQRPKPTQASRDFYKPQFMDFGNPLLVAMLGRIGAGLKRFHAVFEERLPNRDGLPRHGDDRFITELVVQLAFPGGTAAAPAEAASEPALAVSSFYEPRCQASGAQKDVVDNGMALRSRPQGFWTAPESHPHFPAPAM
- the abc-f gene encoding ribosomal protection-like ABC-F family protein, translating into MNVLNVQSLKKSYGTRVVFDGVSFAVDEGEKVGFIGVNGSGKSTLFRIVAGLEGHEGGTLAFQRGIRAGYLSQEPEFDEGATILSAVAGGKPELLDAIGEYHAVAQALTAGEGDVDRLLALQERAAGRIDALGGWDYEHRMEAILTKLDVAHWERPVEGLSGGERKRVALARVLLQQPELLLLDEPTNHLDADTTAWLEEHLQEYPGAVLLITHDRYFLDRVVTRMLEVSTGELTGYPGGYTEYLEAKAERMERASVEEEKRKKLIAQELAWVRRSPSARTGKQKARIGRLGGLEKEQKEKRVPNRDAVEINLNEAPRLGRTVLNLHGIAKSFGERTLIRGFSGMLQAGERIGIIGPNGAGKTTLLRIILGQEPPDAGEVEVGKNTRFAYFDQRREELNPEHTIYEAAADSDWVMVGGQRTHLRSYLETFLFPPEKQRQVVRSLSGGERNRLLLARLFLLDANLLILDEPTNDLDLVTLQVLESVLADYGGCVLMVTHDRFFLDKVATGLIVFEGNGVLHRHEGNYDLYRRLKEQKEAEAATAQTTARKAATASAPAKKDGGGRRLSYKEKKELDGMEAAITAAEARKEELAARLADPALYAGPADEVARVTAAFKEAGEAVDALYARWSELEEAGA
- a CDS encoding Rrf2 family transcriptional regulator, encoding MRRDSRLSGVLHVLLHMAEQGGPVTSEVLATAMDTNPVVIRRIMAGLREQGYVRSEKGHGGGWTLACDLSEVTLRDVYTALGCPSLLAIGNRTEAPGCLVEQAVNATLSQAFHDAEALLLSRLGEVTLAMLSADFHDRLAARGGSHDLEDAHAS